From a region of the Arvicanthis niloticus isolate mArvNil1 chromosome 6, mArvNil1.pat.X, whole genome shotgun sequence genome:
- the Rpl26 gene encoding large ribosomal subunit protein uL24, which yields MKFNPFVTSDRSKNRKRHFNAPSHIRRKIMSSPLSKELRQKYNVRSMPIRKDDEVQVVRGHYKGQQIGKVVQVYRKKYVIYIERVQREKANGTTVHVGIHPSKVVITRLKLDKDRKKILERKAKSRQVGKEKGKYKEETIEKMQE from the exons ATGAAATTCAATCCCTTTGTGACTTCTGACCGGAGCAAGAACCGCAAACGGCATTTCAATGCACCTTCTCACATTCGGAGGAAGATcatgtcttcccctctttccaaaGAACTGAGACAGAAATATAACGTTCGGTCTATGCCCATTCGAAAGGATGATGAAGTTCAG GTTGTTCGAGGACACTACAAAGGCCAGCAGATTGGCAAAGTGGTCCAGGTGTACAGGAAGAAGTACGTCATCTACATTGAGCGGGTCCAGCGAGAGAAGGCTAATGGCACAACTGTCCACGTGGGCATCCACCCCAGCAAG GTGGTCATCACCAGGCTGAAGCTGGACAAGGACCgcaagaagatcctggagagGAAAGCCAAGTCCCGACaagtggggaaggagaagggcAAATACAAGGAAGAAACTATCGAGAAGATGCAGGAGTAG
- the Rnf222 gene encoding RING finger protein 222, whose amino-acid sequence MSEGGSKDSSGSECPVCYEKFRDLEGASRTLSCGHVFCHDCLVKYLLSTRVDGQVQRTIVCPICRYVTFLSKKSSRWPSMLDKSSQTLAVPVGLPSVPSPDRGGHTNPLVISHQVWGQSPSQGPQLPLDLLPSLPRESQIFIISRHGMPLGEQDSVLPRRSLAEISEASPAPSTTRSFCCRSRALLLITLIAVVAVVAAILPWVLLVRKQA is encoded by the coding sequence GATCTGGAGGGCGCCAGCCGGACGCTGAGCTGCGGCCATGTGTTCTGCCATGACTGCTTGGTCAAGTACCTGCTCTCTACCCGCGTGGATGGACAGGTGCAGAGGACTATCGTCTGCCCCATCTGCCGCTACGTCACCTTCCTCAGCAAGAAGAGCTCCCGCTGGCCCTCCATGCTGGACAAGAGCTCGCAGACCCTGGCTGTGCCTGTGGGCCTGCCCTCTGTGCCCTCACCAGACCGTGGAGGCCACACAAACCCCCTGGTTATTTCCCACCAGGTCTGGGGACAATCGCCAAGCCAGGGGCCTCAGCTCCCCTTGGACCTGCTGCCCAGCCTGCCCAGAGAGTCACAGATTTTCATCATCAGTCGCCACGGGATGCCGCTGGGGGAACAGGACAGCGTGCTGCCCCGACGCAGCCTGGCAGAGATATCAGAGGCATCCCCGGCTCCCAGCACCACCCGTTCTTTCTGCTGCCGGTCTCGGGCTCTCCTGCTCATCACCCTCATTGCCGTGGTGGCTGTGGTAGCTGCCATCCTGCCCTGGGTGCTGCTGGTGAGGAAGCAGGCCTAA